The Anolis carolinensis isolate JA03-04 chromosome 2, rAnoCar3.1.pri, whole genome shotgun sequence genome has a window encoding:
- the LOC103278292 gene encoding zinc finger MYM-type protein 1 — MENRSSWRELSQRLHLNKTIDAEHERLINAEIKHWDQILKRLLCATRFLGVQGLPFRGTKDVLFEPNNGNFLKLIEHIAQFDDPMAEHVRRITSKETHVHYLSKNVQNEFISFLAGKVQNNILEQLHEATYYSIILDCTPDISNTEQMTLVVRFVTCKANEDILIKEHFLGFVPVASPSGEGMTEILLHELEARRIPLKNMRGQGYDNGSAMKGKHVGVQRRILDLNPRAFYVPCGNHSLNLVINDAAMSCKIAADCFATVQDLYNLFSGSPVRWGTLLKHVSTLTLKPLSSTRWESRIEALLPLRFHIEEVYDAVYEASHDQKFDGLCRSRAGALLKRLQSFTFLCSIVTWHEILHKINIVSKQLQKVSIDLQNSMALIKSVKSFLERMRSEEGLNSIITDAKELAEKIDATADFENEQEARPRKVSRQFSYECKDEAVHSGKESFKVNFFFCCA, encoded by the coding sequence ATGGAAAACCGTTCATCTTGGCGTGAGCTCTCGCAACGTTTGCATTTAAACAAAACTATTGATGCAGAGCATGAAAGACTTATTAATGCTGAAATTAAACATTGGGATCAAATTCTGAAACGCTTGCTATGTGCTACACGGTTTTTGGGGGTTCAAGGATTGCCATTTAGAGGGACAAAAGATGTTCTATTTGAACCTAATaatggcaactttttaaaattgatagAACATATAGCACAGTTTGATGATCCGATGGCTGAACATGTGAGAAGAATCACTTCCAAAGAAACACATGTCCACTATTTGAGTAAAAATGTCCAGAACGAGTTTATTTCTTTCTTGGCAGGCAAGGTCCAGAATAATATTTTGGAACAACTACATGAGGcaacatattattctattatattggaCTGCACACCAGATATTAGCAACACCGAACAAATGACGTTGGTGGTTAGATTTGTTACATGTAAAGCAAATGAAGATATCTTGATTAAGGAACATTTTTTAGGCTTTGTTCCTGTTGCCAGTCCTTCAGGTGAAGGTATGACAGAAATATTACTCCATGAGTTGGAAGCACGACGTATTCCATTAAAAAACATGAGAGGCCAGGGATATGATAATGGTTCTGCAATGaagggaaaacatgttggagTCCAGAGGAGGATCCTTGATTTAAATCCTAGAGCCTTTTATGTACCATGTGGAAACCACTCCCTGAACTTGGTCATAAATGATGCAGCTATGTCTTGCAAGATTGCAGCAGACTGTTTCGCCACCGTACAAGACCTCTATAACCTTTTTTCAGGTTCCCCAGTAAGATGGGGTACTTTGTTGAAGCATGTTTCAACTCTCACACTCAAACCACTTAGCAGTACTAGGTGGGAAAGTAGAATCGAAGCATTGTTGCCTTTGAGGTTCCATATTGAAGAAGTATATGATGCCGTATATGAAGCTTCTCATGATCAGAAATTTGATGGACTCTGTAGGAGCCGTGCTGGTGCTCTTCTTAAAAGACTGCAAAGCTTCACATTTCTGTGCAGCATAGTGACATGGCATGAGATCCTGCACAAGATAAATATCGTTAGTAAACAGTTGCAAAAAGTGTCAATCGATCTTCAAAATTCTATGGCTCTTATTAAGAGTGTGAAAAGTTTTCTAGAAAGGATGAGATCTGAAGAAGGTCTAAATAGCATCATTACAGATGCAAAGGAACTGGCAGAAAAAATCGATGCTACTGCCGACTTTGAAAACGAACAGGAAGCTCGACCGAGAAAAGTAAGCAGACAATTTTCGTATGAATGTAAAGATGAAGCTGTACATTCTGGCAAAGAGTCTTTTAaagtgaacttttttttttgttgtgcttGA